The following proteins come from a genomic window of Microtus ochrogaster isolate Prairie Vole_2 unplaced genomic scaffold, MicOch1.0 UNK1, whole genome shotgun sequence:
- the Ninj2 gene encoding ninjurin-2 isoform X1 produces the protein MESERGTIHLQHGHSISQGHQPLNLNHYATKKSVAESMLDVALFMSNATRLKVVLEQGPSSQYYATLIALISVSLLLQVVIGILLVVIARLNLNEVGNQWRLNQLNNAATSLVFTTVVINIFITAFGAHKTGSMAARTSSNPV, from the exons CACGGGCACTCCATCTCCCAAGGGCACCAGCCTCTCAATCTGAACCATTATGCCACCAAGAAGAGCGTGGCAGAGAGCATGTTGGATGTGGCGCTCTTCATGTCCAATGCCACGCGGCTGAAAGTGGTGCTGGAGCAGGGGCCATCCTCGCAGTACTACGCCACCCTCATAGCCCTCATCAGTGTCTCTCtgctcctgcaagttgtcattGGGATTCTTCTCGTGGTTATCG CCAGGCTGAACCTGAATGAGGTAGGGAACCAGTGGCGTCTAAATCAGCTCAACAATGCTGCTACCTCTTTGGTCTTCACTACTGTGGTCATCAACATTTTTATCACTGCTTTCGGGGCACACAAGACAGGCTCCATGGCTGCCAGGACCTCCAGCAATCCTGTTTAA
- the Ninj2 gene encoding ninjurin-2 isoform X3, whose translation MESERGTIHLQHGHSISQGHQPLNLNHYATKKSVAESMLDVALFMSNATRLKVVLEQGPSSQYYATLIALISVSLLLQVVIGILLVVIARLNLNEELSLKGFSLWP comes from the exons CACGGGCACTCCATCTCCCAAGGGCACCAGCCTCTCAATCTGAACCATTATGCCACCAAGAAGAGCGTGGCAGAGAGCATGTTGGATGTGGCGCTCTTCATGTCCAATGCCACGCGGCTGAAAGTGGTGCTGGAGCAGGGGCCATCCTCGCAGTACTACGCCACCCTCATAGCCCTCATCAGTGTCTCTCtgctcctgcaagttgtcattGGGATTCTTCTCGTGGTTATCG CCAGGCTGAACCTGAATGAG GAACTGAGCCTGAAGGGCTTCAGCCTTTGGCCCTGA
- the Ninj2 gene encoding ninjurin-2 isoform X2: MLDVALFMSNATRLKVVLEQGPSSQYYATLIALISVSLLLQVVIGILLVVIARLNLNEVGNQWRLNQLNNAATSLVFTTVVINIFITAFGAHKTGSMAARTSSNPV; the protein is encoded by the exons ATGTTGGATGTGGCGCTCTTCATGTCCAATGCCACGCGGCTGAAAGTGGTGCTGGAGCAGGGGCCATCCTCGCAGTACTACGCCACCCTCATAGCCCTCATCAGTGTCTCTCtgctcctgcaagttgtcattGGGATTCTTCTCGTGGTTATCG CCAGGCTGAACCTGAATGAGGTAGGGAACCAGTGGCGTCTAAATCAGCTCAACAATGCTGCTACCTCTTTGGTCTTCACTACTGTGGTCATCAACATTTTTATCACTGCTTTCGGGGCACACAAGACAGGCTCCATGGCTGCCAGGACCTCCAGCAATCCTGTTTAA